One genomic region from Equus asinus isolate D_3611 breed Donkey chromosome 8, EquAss-T2T_v2, whole genome shotgun sequence encodes:
- the AGPAT1 gene encoding 1-acyl-sn-glycerol-3-phosphate acyltransferase alpha, whose amino-acid sequence MELWPGAWTVLLLLFLLLLFLLPTLWFCSPSAKYFFKMAFYNGWILFLAVLAIPVCAVRGRNVENMKILRLMLLHIKYLYGIRVEVRGAHHFPPSQPYVVVSNHQSSLDLLGMMEVLPGRCVPIAKRELLWAGSAGLACWLAGVIFIDRKRTGDAISVMSEVAQTLLTQDVRVWVFPEGTRNHNGSMLPFKRGAFHLAVQAQVPIVPIVMSSYQDFYCKKERRFTSGRCQVRVLPPVPTEGLTPDDVPALADRVRHSMLTIFREISTDGRGGGDYLKKPGGMGEAPL is encoded by the exons ATGGAGCTGTGGCCAGGGGCGTGGACGGTACTGCTGCtgctcttcctgctgctgctcttccTGCTGCCTACCCTGTGGTTCTGCAGCCCCAGTGCCAAGTACTTCTTCAAGATGGCCTTCTACAATGGCTGGATCCTCTTTCTGGCTGTGCTCGCCATCCCTGTGTGTGCCGTGCGAGGACGCAACGTCGAGAACATGAA GATCTTGCGTCTGATGCTGCTCCACATCAAATACCTGTACGGGATCCGAGTGGAGGTGCGAGGGGCTCACCACTTCCCTCCCTCACAACCCTACGTCGTTGTCTCCAACCACCAGAGCTCCCTCGACCTGCTTG GGATGATGGAGGTTCTGCCGGGCCGCTGCGTGCCCATTGCCAAGCGTGAGCTACTATGGGCTGGCTCTgctgggctggcctgctggcTGGCAGGAGTCATCTTCATCGACCGGAAGCGCACTGGGGATGCCATCAGTGTCATGTCTGAGGTTGCCCAGACACTGCTTACCCAGGAC GTCCGGGTCTGGGTTTTCCCTGAGGGCACAAGAAACCACAATGGCTCCATGCTGCCCTTCAAACGCGGCGCCTTCCACCTTGCAGTGCAGGCCCAG GTTCCCATTGTCCCCATAGTCATGTCCTCCTATCAAGACTTCTACTGCAAGAAGGAGCGCCGCTTCACTTCGG GGCGATGTCAGGTACGGGTGCTGCCCCCAGTGCCCACAGAAGGGCTGACACCAGATGACGTTCCAGCTCTGGCTGACAGAGTCCGGCACTCCATGCTGACCATTTTCCGGGAAATCTCCACTGATGGCCGGGGTGGTGGTGACTATCTGAAGAAGCCTGGAGGGATGGGCGAGGCCCCGCTCTGA
- the RNF5 gene encoding E3 ubiquitin-protein ligase RNF5 → MAAAEEEDGVPEGPNRERGGAGATFECNICLETAREAVVSVCGHLYCWPCLHQWLETRPERQECPVCKAGISREKVVPLYGRGSQKPQDPRLKTPPRPQGQRPAPESRGGFQPFGDTGGFHFSFGVGAFPFGFFTTVFNTHEPFRRGTGVDLGQGHPASSWQDSLFLFLAIFFFFWLLSI, encoded by the exons ATGGCAGCAGCGGAGGAGGAGGACGGGGTACCTGAAGGGCCAAACCGcgagcggggcggggcgggcgcgacCTTCGAATGTAATATATGTCTGGAGACTGCTCGGGAAGCTGTGGTCAGTGTGTGTGGCCACCTGTACTG TTGGCCCTGTCTTCATCAG tGGCTGGAGACACGGCCAGAGCGGCAGGAGTGCCCGGTGTGTAAAGCTGGGATCAGCAGGGAAAAGGTTGTCCCCCTTTATGGGCGAGGGAGCCAGAAGCCCCAGGATCCCag atTGAAAACTCCACCTCGCCCCCAGGGCCAGCGACCGGCTCCAGAGAGCAGAGGG GGATTCCAGCCATTTGGTGATACTGGGGGCTTTCACTTCTCATTTGGTGTTGGTGCTTTTCCCTTCGGCTTTTTCACCACCGTCTTCAATACCCACGAGCCATTCCGCCGGGGTACAG GTGTGGATCTGGGACAGGGTCACCCGGCTTCCAGCTGGCAGGACTCCCTCTTCCTGTTTCTcgccatcttcttctttttctggctgcTCAGTATTTGA